A region of Pseudomonas putida DNA encodes the following proteins:
- the lgt gene encoding prolipoprotein diacylglyceryl transferase encodes MLPYPQIDPVAVALGPLKIHWYGLMYLVGIGGAWLLASRRLNRFDPTWSREKLSDLVFWLSMGVIVGGRLGYVLFYDLHAYLANPTLIFEVWKGGMSFHGGFIGVMLAALWFGKRNNKSFFELMDFVAPMVPIGLGAGRIGNFINAELWGKATDVPWAMVFPPFSDPAQLPRHPSQLYQFALEGVALFLILWLYSRKPRPTMAVSGMFALFYGIFRFIVEFVRVPDAQLGYIAWGWLTMGQILCIPMILAGLGLIWWAYNRKPTAKPAI; translated from the coding sequence ATGCTGCCTTACCCGCAGATAGACCCCGTGGCCGTGGCCCTCGGGCCGCTGAAAATCCACTGGTACGGCCTGATGTACCTGGTCGGTATCGGCGGCGCCTGGCTGCTCGCCTCGCGTCGGCTGAACCGCTTCGACCCCACCTGGTCCCGTGAGAAGCTGTCCGACCTGGTGTTCTGGTTGTCGATGGGGGTGATCGTCGGTGGTCGCCTGGGCTACGTGCTGTTCTATGACTTGCACGCCTACCTGGCCAACCCGACGCTGATCTTCGAGGTGTGGAAGGGGGGCATGTCGTTCCATGGCGGCTTCATTGGTGTGATGTTGGCAGCGCTGTGGTTCGGCAAGCGCAACAACAAATCGTTCTTCGAGCTGATGGACTTTGTCGCACCGATGGTGCCGATTGGCCTGGGCGCTGGGCGTATCGGCAACTTCATCAATGCCGAGCTCTGGGGCAAGGCGACCGACGTGCCGTGGGCGATGGTGTTCCCGCCATTCAGCGACCCCGCCCAGCTGCCGCGCCATCCTTCGCAGCTGTATCAGTTCGCCCTGGAAGGCGTGGCACTGTTCCTGATCCTCTGGCTGTATTCGCGCAAGCCGCGGCCGACCATGGCGGTATCGGGCATGTTCGCGCTGTTCTACGGGATCTTCCGCTTCATCGTCGAATTCGTCCGGGTGCCGGATGCCCAGCTGGGCTACATTGCCTGGGGCTGGCTGACCATGGGTCAGATACTCTGCATCCCGATGATTCTGGCCGGCCTCGGATTGATCTGGTGGGCTTATAATCGCAAACCCACGGCGAAACCCGCCATCTGA
- a CDS encoding RNA pyrophosphohydrolase codes for MIDPDGFRPNVGIILTNDAGQVLWARRINQDAWQFPQGGINPDETPEDALYRELNEEVGLERDDVEILACTRGWLRYRLPQRLVRTHSQPLCIGQKQKWFLLRLVSNEQRVRMDLTGKPEFDGWRWVSYWYPLGQVVTFKREVYRRALKELAPRLLTRD; via the coding sequence GTGATCGACCCGGATGGTTTTCGCCCCAATGTCGGGATCATTCTTACGAATGATGCCGGGCAGGTGCTATGGGCTCGACGGATCAACCAGGATGCCTGGCAATTTCCCCAGGGTGGCATCAACCCTGACGAGACGCCGGAAGATGCCCTGTACCGCGAGCTGAACGAAGAAGTTGGCCTTGAACGCGATGATGTGGAAATTCTTGCCTGCACCCGCGGCTGGTTGCGTTATCGTTTACCCCAGCGTCTGGTGCGTACGCACAGCCAGCCGCTGTGCATCGGCCAGAAACAGAAGTGGTTTTTGCTGCGTCTGGTAAGCAATGAACAAAGGGTGCGGATGGACCTGACGGGCAAGCCGGAATTCGACGGCTGGCGCTGGGTCAGCTATTGGTACCCGCTGGGCCAGGTTGTGACATTCAAGCGCGAGGTCTACCGACGCGCCCTGAAAGAGCTAGCACCGCGTCTACTGACGCGCGACTGA
- a CDS encoding heavy metal translocating P-type ATPase — translation MNQPVSPHHKHDHHAHSCCASAGAPALVQLSEKASGDAQLSRFRIEAMDCPTEQTLIQDKLGKLAGIEQLEFNLINRVLGVRHTLGGTAEIERAIDSLGMKAEPLTEGGAATATAPSPSKTRWWPLALSGVAAIAAEIVHFTGLAPEWLVAALALAAILGCGLGTYKKGWIALKNRNLNINALMSIAVTGAVLIGQWPEAAMVMVLFTVAELIEARSLDRARNAISGLMQLTPDMATVRQADGQWREVDVREVAIGALVRVRPGERIGLDGEVTSGQSSVDQAPITGESLPVGKAVGDKLFAGTINQAGALEFRVTAGAGQSTLARIIKAVEEAQGARAPTQRFVDRFSRIYTPVVFAVALAVAVIPPLFLAGAWFDWIYRALVLLVVACPCALVISTPVTIVSGLAAAARKGILIKGGVYLEGGRKLDFLALDKTGTITHGKPVQTDAKVLDPLFEGRAQALAASLGERSDHPVSHAIAQFGKAQSLALKEVDDFAALAGRGVRGVIEGELYHLGNHRLVEELGLCSPALEAQLDTLERQGKTVVLLLDRSGPLALFAVADTVKQSSRQAIAELHELGIKTVMLTGDNPHTAEAIAAQVGIDRAEGNLLPADKLKTIEDLYAQGHRVGMVGDGINDAPALARAEIGFAMAAAGTDTAIETADVALMDDDLRKIPAFVRLSRQSAAILRQNIVLALGIKAIFLAITFAGMATMWMAVFADMGVSLLVVFNGLRLLRK, via the coding sequence ATGAACCAGCCTGTCAGCCCCCACCACAAGCACGACCACCACGCCCACAGCTGCTGCGCCAGCGCTGGCGCCCCGGCGTTGGTGCAGTTGAGCGAAAAAGCCAGCGGCGACGCACAGCTTAGCCGCTTCCGCATCGAGGCCATGGACTGCCCCACCGAGCAAACGCTTATCCAGGACAAGCTGGGCAAGCTGGCGGGTATCGAGCAGTTGGAGTTCAACCTGATCAACCGTGTGCTTGGCGTGCGGCACACGCTGGGCGGTACTGCCGAGATCGAGCGGGCCATCGACAGCCTGGGCATGAAGGCCGAGCCTCTCACCGAAGGGGGCGCCGCCACCGCGACTGCACCCTCGCCAAGCAAAACCCGCTGGTGGCCGCTGGCGTTGTCCGGTGTCGCGGCTATCGCCGCAGAAATCGTGCATTTCACCGGGCTTGCACCTGAATGGCTGGTGGCCGCCCTGGCCTTGGCGGCGATCCTGGGTTGCGGCCTGGGCACTTACAAGAAGGGCTGGATCGCCCTGAAAAACCGCAACCTCAACATCAACGCGTTGATGAGCATTGCCGTGACCGGTGCTGTGCTGATCGGCCAGTGGCCGGAGGCGGCCATGGTGATGGTGCTGTTCACGGTCGCCGAGCTGATCGAGGCACGCTCCCTGGACCGGGCACGCAATGCCATCAGCGGCCTGATGCAGCTCACCCCCGACATGGCGACCGTGCGGCAAGCCGATGGCCAGTGGCGTGAGGTGGACGTGCGCGAGGTGGCTATCGGCGCTTTGGTGCGGGTACGGCCAGGCGAGCGCATCGGCTTGGATGGCGAAGTGACCAGTGGCCAATCCAGCGTCGATCAGGCGCCCATCACCGGTGAAAGCCTGCCGGTGGGAAAAGCCGTGGGCGACAAACTGTTCGCTGGCACCATCAACCAGGCGGGTGCGCTGGAGTTCCGTGTCACTGCTGGTGCCGGGCAATCGACCTTGGCGCGCATCATCAAGGCCGTCGAGGAGGCCCAGGGCGCCCGGGCGCCGACCCAGCGCTTCGTCGACCGCTTCTCGCGCATCTACACCCCCGTGGTGTTCGCCGTGGCCCTGGCGGTGGCGGTGATCCCGCCGCTGTTCCTGGCAGGCGCCTGGTTCGACTGGATTTACCGTGCGTTGGTGCTGCTGGTGGTGGCGTGCCCGTGCGCCTTGGTCATTTCTACCCCGGTGACCATCGTCAGTGGCTTGGCTGCGGCAGCGCGCAAGGGCATCTTGATCAAGGGCGGCGTTTATCTGGAAGGCGGGCGCAAGCTGGACTTCCTGGCCCTCGACAAGACCGGCACCATTACCCACGGCAAGCCGGTGCAGACCGACGCCAAGGTGCTGGACCCGCTGTTCGAAGGCCGCGCGCAAGCTTTGGCTGCCAGCCTGGGCGAGCGCTCGGACCACCCGGTGTCACATGCCATCGCCCAATTCGGCAAGGCACAAAGCCTGGCACTGAAAGAGGTCGACGACTTCGCAGCCCTGGCCGGTCGCGGTGTGCGTGGGGTGATCGAGGGTGAGCTTTACCACCTGGGTAACCACCGCCTGGTGGAGGAACTGGGCCTGTGCTCGCCGGCGCTGGAGGCGCAGCTGGATACGCTGGAGCGTCAGGGCAAGACCGTGGTGTTGCTGCTCGACCGCAGTGGCCCGCTGGCGTTGTTCGCGGTGGCCGACACGGTCAAGCAGAGCAGCCGCCAGGCGATTGCCGAGCTGCATGAGCTCGGTATCAAGACGGTCATGCTCACCGGCGACAATCCCCATACCGCCGAAGCCATCGCCGCCCAGGTCGGCATCGACCGCGCCGAAGGCAACCTGCTGCCGGCCGACAAGCTCAAGACCATCGAAGACCTGTATGCCCAAGGCCATCGGGTGGGGATGGTCGGCGACGGTATCAACGATGCGCCGGCCCTTGCCCGTGCCGAAATCGGCTTTGCCATGGCGGCGGCGGGCACCGACACTGCCATCGAGACGGCCGATGTGGCGTTGATGGACGACGACTTGCGCAAAATCCCGGCCTTCGTCAGGCTGTCGCGCCAAAGTGCGGCGATTCTCAGGCAGAACATCGTTCTGGCCCTGGGCATCAAGGCGATATTCCTGGCGATCACCTTTGCCGGCATGGCGACCATGTGGATGGCGGTGTTCGCCGACATGGGCGTGAGCCTGCTGGTGGTGTTCAACGGCTTGCGCCTGTTGCGCAAATAG
- a CDS encoding DUF2269 domain-containing protein, which yields MEHLTTLKALHITATALLLLGALGLVIWTVRARRLGDAEAYGKLLRRPLVFVWLVMGVCLVSMPVTGWWLVHLVGWPLGQTWVLASSVIYTLGAFAVWWLLVRLNRLRKAEVVGLRFTLALAVFSGVCFLSIAGLMGAKPV from the coding sequence ATGGAACACCTGACGACGCTCAAAGCCTTGCACATCACCGCCACTGCGCTGCTGCTTCTGGGGGCGCTGGGCTTGGTGATCTGGACAGTTCGCGCCCGCCGGCTGGGCGATGCCGAGGCCTACGGCAAACTGCTGCGCCGGCCGCTGGTGTTCGTCTGGCTGGTCATGGGCGTGTGCCTGGTGAGCATGCCGGTCACCGGCTGGTGGCTGGTGCACCTGGTCGGCTGGCCGCTGGGGCAGACCTGGGTGCTGGCGTCCAGCGTCATCTATACGCTGGGTGCGTTTGCCGTGTGGTGGCTGCTGGTGCGGTTGAATCGGCTGCGCAAGGCTGAGGTGGTGGGATTGCGGTTTACTTTGGCCTTGGCGGTGTTCAGCGGGGTTTGCTTCCTGTCCATTGCCGGCCTGATGGGTGCCAAGCCAGTCTGA
- a CDS encoding NRDE family protein: MCLIVFAWRPGHALPLIVAANRDEFYARPTQALAAWEDAPGVYAGRDLEAGGTWLGVGPQGRFAALTNIRDPGQALGARSRGELVAAFLQGELDVEAYLDQVASRSRQYSGFNLLVGDGAQLGFLHARDATPRLLGPGVYGLSNAGLNTPWPKLVKARRGLEGLLESAGPQRLLALLADGDPAPESELPETGVGLATEKLLSSVFIASQNYGTRASTVLIVDDKGRRRLIERSFGPFGGHLGEVELEA; this comes from the coding sequence ATGTGCCTGATCGTATTCGCCTGGCGGCCGGGGCATGCCCTGCCGCTGATCGTGGCGGCCAACCGCGACGAGTTCTATGCCCGGCCCACGCAGGCCCTGGCGGCCTGGGAGGATGCGCCTGGGGTGTATGCCGGGCGTGACCTGGAGGCTGGCGGCACCTGGCTGGGCGTGGGGCCGCAGGGGCGCTTCGCGGCGCTGACCAACATCCGCGACCCAGGGCAGGCCCTGGGCGCACGTTCCCGAGGGGAGTTGGTGGCGGCGTTTCTGCAGGGTGAGCTTGATGTGGAAGCTTATCTGGACCAGGTGGCCAGCCGCAGTCGCCAGTATTCGGGGTTCAACCTGCTGGTGGGCGATGGGGCGCAGTTAGGGTTTTTGCACGCCCGAGACGCCACGCCGCGCTTACTGGGGCCTGGGGTCTATGGGCTGTCCAATGCCGGGTTGAATACGCCGTGGCCGAAGCTGGTGAAGGCGCGCAGGGGGCTGGAGGGGTTGCTTGAGTCAGCAGGCCCACAGCGTTTGCTGGCGTTGCTGGCCGATGGTGATCCGGCCCCCGAGAGCGAATTGCCGGAAACGGGAGTGGGGTTGGCGACCGAGAAGCTGCTGTCGAGTGTGTTTATTGCCAGCCAGAACTATGGGACGCGGGCAAGCACGGTGCTGATTGTGGATGATAAGGGTAGAAGGCGGCTGATTGAGCGCAGTTTCGGGCCGTTTGGTGGCCATTTGGGGGAAGTTGAGCTCGAAGCCTGA
- the ptsP gene encoding phosphoenolpyruvate--protein phosphotransferase, whose amino-acid sequence MLNTLRKIVQEVNSAKDLKTALGIIVLRVKEAMGSQVCSVYLLDPETNRFVLMASEGLNKRSIGKVSMAPNEGLVGLVGTREEPLNLENAADHPRYRYFAETGEEKFASFLGAPIIHHRRVVGVLVIQQKERRQFDEGEEAFLVTMSAQLAGVIAHAEATGSIRGLGRQGKGIQEARFVGVPGSPGAAVGRAVVMLPPADLEVVPDKAVEDIDAELNLFQNALEGVRDDMRKLSAKLATQLRPEERALFDVYLMMLEDAALGGEVTEVIKTGQWAQGALRQVVGEHVNRFELMDDDYLRERASDVKDLGRRLLAYLQEARSQSLVYADNTILVSEELTPAMLGEVPEGKLVGLVSVLGSGNSHVAILARAMGIPTVMGLVDLPYSKVDGIELIVDGYKGEVFTNPSDVLRKQYSEVVEEERQLAQGLDALRELPCITPDGHRMPLWVNTGLLADVARAQQRGAEGVGLYRTEVPFMINQRFPSEKEQLAIYREQLAAFHPLPVTMRTLDIGGDKALSYFPIKEENPFLGWRGIRVTLDHPEIFLVQTRAMLKASEGLNNLRILLPMISGIHELEEALHLIHRAWGEVRDEGTDVPMPPVGVMVEIPAAVYQTKELARQVDFLSVGSNDLTQYLLAVDRNNPRVADLYDYLHPAVLQALNTVVRDAHGEGKPVSICGEMAGDPAAAVLLMAMGFDSLSMNATNLPKVKWMLRQINMSKAKELLTEAMSHDNPQVIHSSLQLALKNLGLARMIGPGANKSL is encoded by the coding sequence ATGCTCAATACGCTGCGCAAGATCGTCCAGGAAGTGAACTCCGCCAAAGATCTCAAGACGGCGTTGGGGATCATTGTCTTGCGCGTCAAGGAGGCCATGGGTAGCCAGGTCTGCTCGGTCTACCTGCTCGACCCGGAAACCAACCGCTTTGTGCTGATGGCTTCCGAAGGCCTGAACAAGCGTTCGATCGGCAAGGTCAGCATGGCCCCCAACGAGGGCCTGGTCGGCCTGGTCGGTACCCGGGAAGAGCCGCTGAACCTGGAAAACGCCGCCGATCACCCGCGTTATCGCTACTTTGCCGAAACCGGTGAAGAAAAATTTGCCTCCTTCCTGGGTGCGCCGATCATTCACCACCGTCGGGTGGTCGGGGTACTGGTCATCCAGCAGAAGGAGCGCCGCCAGTTCGACGAAGGTGAAGAAGCCTTCCTGGTCACCATGAGTGCCCAGCTCGCCGGGGTTATCGCCCACGCCGAGGCCACTGGCTCCATCCGTGGCCTTGGTCGCCAGGGCAAGGGTATCCAGGAGGCACGCTTTGTCGGTGTGCCGGGCTCGCCAGGCGCCGCCGTGGGGCGTGCGGTGGTGATGCTGCCACCGGCAGACCTCGAAGTGGTGCCGGACAAGGCCGTCGAAGACATCGACGCTGAACTCAACCTGTTCCAAAACGCCCTTGAAGGCGTGCGCGACGACATGCGCAAGCTGTCGGCCAAGCTGGCCACCCAGCTGCGTCCCGAAGAGCGCGCGTTGTTCGACGTGTACCTGATGATGCTCGAAGACGCCGCCCTGGGTGGCGAGGTGACCGAGGTCATCAAGACCGGCCAGTGGGCCCAGGGCGCTTTGCGCCAAGTGGTCGGCGAACACGTCAACCGCTTCGAACTGATGGACGATGACTACCTGCGTGAGCGTGCCTCGGACGTCAAGGACCTTGGCCGCCGGCTGCTGGCTTACCTGCAGGAGGCCCGTTCGCAATCGCTGGTGTACGCCGACAATACCATCCTGGTCAGCGAAGAACTGACACCGGCGATGCTCGGCGAGGTGCCTGAGGGCAAGCTGGTCGGCCTGGTGTCGGTACTCGGCTCGGGCAACTCCCACGTCGCCATCCTGGCCCGTGCCATGGGTATTCCGACGGTGATGGGCCTGGTCGATCTACCGTATTCCAAGGTCGATGGTATCGAGTTGATCGTCGACGGCTACAAGGGCGAGGTATTCACCAACCCCAGCGACGTGCTGCGCAAGCAGTACAGCGAAGTGGTCGAGGAGGAGCGTCAGCTGGCGCAGGGCCTGGATGCGCTACGTGAGCTGCCTTGCATCACCCCTGATGGCCACCGCATGCCGCTGTGGGTCAACACCGGCCTGCTGGCCGACGTCGCCCGTGCTCAGCAGCGCGGCGCCGAAGGGGTAGGGCTGTACCGCACCGAAGTGCCGTTCATGATCAACCAGCGCTTCCCCAGCGAGAAAGAGCAGCTAGCGATCTACCGCGAGCAGTTGGCGGCCTTCCATCCGCTGCCGGTGACCATGCGTACCCTGGATATTGGCGGGGACAAGGCGCTGTCGTACTTCCCGATCAAGGAAGAAAACCCGTTTTTGGGTTGGCGCGGCATCCGCGTCACCCTCGACCACCCGGAAATCTTCCTGGTCCAGACCCGCGCCATGCTCAAGGCCAGTGAAGGCCTGAACAACCTGCGCATCCTGCTGCCGATGATTTCTGGCATTCATGAGCTGGAAGAGGCGCTGCACCTGATCCACCGCGCCTGGGGCGAGGTACGTGACGAAGGCACCGATGTGCCGATGCCACCGGTTGGCGTGATGGTCGAGATCCCGGCAGCGGTGTACCAGACCAAGGAGCTGGCGCGGCAGGTGGACTTCCTGTCGGTCGGTTCCAACGACCTGACCCAGTACCTGCTGGCGGTCGACCGCAACAACCCACGAGTCGCTGACCTGTATGACTATCTGCACCCTGCGGTGCTGCAGGCACTGAACACCGTGGTGCGCGATGCCCATGGCGAAGGCAAGCCGGTGAGCATCTGCGGCGAAATGGCCGGTGACCCAGCGGCGGCGGTGCTGTTGATGGCCATGGGCTTCGATAGCCTGTCGATGAACGCCACCAACCTGCCCAAGGTGAAGTGGATGCTGCGCCAGATCAACATGAGCAAGGCCAAGGAGCTGCTCACCGAGGCCATGAGCCATGACAACCCGCAGGTTATCCACAGCTCGCTGCAGTTGGCGCTGAAGAACCTTGGGTTGGCGCGGATGATCGGGCCAGGGGCGAACAAGAGCCTCTGA
- a CDS encoding HAD family hydrolase has translation MRLALFDLDNTLLGGDSDHAWGDYLCERGILDPVAYKQRNDAFYQDYLNGTLDLQAYLAFSMEVLAATPAAQLDEWHRDFMRDCIEPIILPKALALLQQHREAGDKLVIITATNRFVTAPIARRLGVRVLLATECETDDGRYTGRSTDIPCFREGKVTRLQRWMLENGHDLEDSYFYSDSMNDLPLLQQVTHAVAVDPDPNLRAEAEQRGWPVISLRD, from the coding sequence ATGCGCCTGGCTTTATTCGACCTGGACAATACCCTCCTCGGTGGCGACAGCGACCATGCCTGGGGTGACTATCTGTGCGAGCGCGGCATTCTCGACCCGGTCGCCTACAAACAACGCAACGATGCCTTCTACCAGGATTACCTGAACGGCACCCTGGACCTGCAGGCCTACCTGGCCTTTTCCATGGAGGTTCTGGCGGCAACGCCTGCGGCCCAGCTCGACGAATGGCACCGCGATTTCATGCGTGACTGCATCGAGCCGATCATCCTGCCCAAGGCCCTGGCGTTGCTGCAGCAGCACCGCGAGGCGGGCGACAAACTGGTGATCATCACCGCCACCAACCGGTTCGTAACCGCGCCAATCGCCCGCCGCCTGGGCGTGCGGGTGTTGCTGGCTACCGAATGCGAAACCGACGATGGCCGCTATACCGGGCGTAGTACCGATATACCGTGTTTCCGTGAAGGGAAGGTGACGAGGTTGCAGCGCTGGATGCTGGAAAACGGCCATGACCTTGAGGACAGCTATTTCTACAGCGATTCGATGAATGACCTGCCCTTGCTGCAGCAGGTGACGCATGCGGTGGCGGTGGACCCGGACCCCAACCTGCGGGCGGAAGCCGAGCAGCGTGGGTGGCCGGTGATTTCGCTGAGGGATTGA
- a CDS encoding sulfite exporter TauE/SafE family protein — protein MEFVLYLLLGACAGVLAGLFGVGGGIIIVPVLVFSFTLQGFDPSVLTHLAVGTSLATIIFTSINAVLEHHRRGAVQWPIFAWMTLGILIGAGIGAKTASLIQGPLLQKIIGVFALIIAAQMALDLKPKASRGIPGKPALTAAGGVIGWASAIFGIGGGSLTVPFLTWRSLPMQQAVATSSACGLPIAVASALSFMWLGWHEEHLPAHSLGYVYLPALVGIALTSMFFARFGARLAHKLSPRLLKRLFAALLFCVGLSFLI, from the coding sequence ATGGAGTTCGTACTCTATCTGCTGTTAGGCGCATGCGCTGGCGTGCTGGCCGGGCTGTTCGGCGTGGGCGGTGGCATCATCATCGTGCCGGTGCTGGTGTTCAGCTTCACCTTGCAGGGCTTCGATCCTTCGGTATTGACCCACCTGGCGGTCGGCACTTCGCTGGCAACCATCATTTTCACCTCGATCAACGCGGTGCTCGAACACCATCGCCGGGGTGCGGTGCAGTGGCCGATCTTCGCCTGGATGACCCTGGGCATCCTGATCGGCGCCGGTATCGGCGCCAAGACCGCGTCCTTGATCCAGGGCCCGCTGCTGCAGAAGATCATCGGTGTGTTCGCCCTGATCATCGCCGCGCAAATGGCCCTGGACCTCAAGCCCAAGGCCAGCCGCGGCATCCCCGGCAAACCCGCGCTGACCGCAGCGGGCGGGGTGATCGGCTGGGCCTCGGCGATCTTCGGTATCGGTGGTGGCTCGTTGACCGTGCCATTCCTGACCTGGCGCAGCCTGCCCATGCAGCAGGCAGTGGCAACGTCCTCGGCCTGTGGCCTGCCGATTGCGGTGGCCAGTGCCCTGAGCTTTATGTGGCTGGGCTGGCACGAAGAACACCTGCCGGCCCACAGCCTGGGCTACGTGTACCTGCCCGCGCTGGTCGGCATTGCCCTGACCAGCATGTTTTTCGCCCGCTTCGGCGCGCGCCTGGCGCACAAGCTGTCGCCACGCCTGCTCAAGCGTCTGTTCGCCGCGCTGCTGTTCTGCGTCGGCCTCAGCTTTTTGATTTAG
- a CDS encoding LysR family transcriptional regulator — protein MLSSELKAFYMVARLGSITLAAKKLGLSQPTVTTQIRNLESQYAVELFYRGGRRLVLSEEGVRLLPMVKALLQQEADIEFELRNSGQAQGSLRIAATAPYYILDLVKIFRERLPQVDVAVEIGNSQQVLEMLEDYRVDIAASSQLLEDARLVRRVLGTDPLVVAVHRNHPLAHRQVVSIDVVSGHCLLMREPGSTTRKLTEQMMQEAGVKAGTLLEIGSRESIREAVLRNIGISVIARHEVPHNPELRVLALEDAPVMHEYLYCLKERRQARLPAAFLGVAQEVAGSQF, from the coding sequence ATGCTGAGTTCGGAGCTCAAAGCCTTCTACATGGTGGCCCGCCTGGGCAGCATCACCCTGGCGGCGAAGAAGCTCGGGCTCAGCCAGCCCACCGTGACCACGCAGATCCGCAACCTGGAAAGCCAGTATGCGGTGGAGCTGTTCTACCGTGGCGGCCGGCGCCTGGTGTTGAGCGAGGAGGGTGTGCGCCTGCTGCCGATGGTCAAGGCATTGCTGCAGCAGGAGGCCGACATCGAGTTCGAACTGCGCAACAGTGGCCAGGCCCAGGGCAGCCTGCGCATCGCGGCCACTGCGCCTTACTACATTCTCGATCTGGTGAAGATCTTCCGTGAGCGCCTGCCCCAAGTAGACGTGGCGGTGGAGATCGGCAACTCGCAGCAGGTGCTGGAAATGCTCGAAGATTACCGGGTCGATATCGCCGCCTCGTCGCAACTGCTGGAGGATGCTCGCCTGGTGCGCCGGGTTTTGGGCACCGACCCGTTGGTGGTGGCGGTACACCGCAACCATCCCTTGGCGCATCGCCAGGTGGTGTCCATCGACGTGGTGAGCGGGCATTGCCTGTTGATGCGCGAGCCGGGCTCGACCACGCGCAAGCTGACCGAACAGATGATGCAGGAGGCCGGTGTGAAAGCCGGGACGTTGCTGGAAATCGGTAGCCGCGAATCGATCCGTGAGGCCGTGCTGCGCAACATCGGCATCAGTGTGATTGCCCGGCATGAGGTGCCGCACAACCCCGAATTACGGGTGCTGGCGTTGGAGGATGCACCGGTGATGCATGAGTACCTGTATTGCCTGAAGGAGCGGCGCCAGGCGCGTTTGCCTGCGGCGTTCCTAGGGGTTGCGCAGGAAGTGGCCGGTTCACAGTTCTAG
- a CDS encoding thymidylate synthase, with protein MKQYLDLVRDVIENGTLQENRTGIRTISLPGAMLRFDLQKGFPAITTRKLAFKSAIGEMVGFLRGVKNAGEFRELGCKVWDQNANENAQWLANPFRQGHDDLGEIYGVQWRQWPGYKRVPLSNPAAIEMAEKQGFRKIAQDEEDGQAFVILYKAIDQVRQCLDTIANDPGSRRILFHGWNCAQLDEMALPPCHLLYQFHPNAETREISLTLYIRSNDLGLGTPFNLTEGAALLSLFGRLTGYTPRWFTYFIGDAHVYENHLDMLNEQLKREPLEAPKLVISDRVPAFAETGKYEPEWLEKIEPSDFSLEGYEHHAPMTAPMAV; from the coding sequence ATGAAACAGTATCTGGACCTGGTCCGTGACGTCATCGAAAACGGCACCCTTCAGGAGAACCGCACCGGCATCCGCACCATCAGCCTGCCGGGCGCCATGCTGCGTTTCGACCTGCAGAAGGGCTTCCCGGCCATCACCACGCGCAAGCTGGCGTTCAAGTCGGCCATCGGCGAGATGGTCGGTTTTTTGCGTGGCGTGAAGAACGCCGGTGAATTCCGTGAGCTGGGCTGCAAGGTCTGGGACCAGAACGCCAACGAAAATGCCCAGTGGCTGGCCAACCCGTTTCGCCAGGGGCATGACGACCTGGGCGAGATCTACGGTGTTCAGTGGCGCCAATGGCCGGGCTACAAGCGTGTGCCGCTGAGCAACCCGGCGGCCATCGAGATGGCTGAAAAACAGGGCTTCCGCAAAATTGCCCAGGACGAGGAAGACGGCCAGGCCTTTGTCATCCTGTACAAGGCCATCGACCAGGTGCGCCAGTGCCTGGACACCATCGCCAACGACCCGGGCAGCCGCCGCATCCTGTTCCACGGCTGGAACTGCGCCCAGCTGGATGAAATGGCCCTGCCGCCTTGCCACCTGCTGTACCAGTTCCACCCGAATGCCGAGACCCGGGAAATTTCCCTGACCCTCTACATTCGCTCCAACGACCTGGGCTTGGGCACGCCGTTCAACCTCACCGAAGGCGCGGCCTTGTTGTCGCTGTTCGGCCGGCTGACCGGTTATACCCCGCGCTGGTTCACCTACTTCATCGGCGATGCCCATGTGTACGAAAACCACTTGGACATGCTCAACGAGCAGCTCAAGCGCGAGCCGCTGGAAGCGCCGAAGTTGGTGATCAGTGATCGCGTGCCGGCGTTTGCCGAAACCGGCAAGTATGAGCCGGAGTGGCTGGAGAAGATCGAGCCGAGTGATTTCAGCCTGGAAGGGTATGAGCATCACGCGCCAATGACGGCGCCGATGGCGGTGTGA
- the cadR gene encoding cadmium resistance transcriptional regulator CadR: MKIGELAKATDCAVETIRYYEREQLLPEPARTDGNYRLYTQAHVERLTFIRNCRTLDMTLDEIRSLLRLRDSPEGSCGSVNALIDEHIAHVQARIDGLVALQEQLVELRQRCSAQGAECAILQQLEVNGAVSVPEGEHSHVGRSHGH, from the coding sequence ATGAAGATTGGAGAACTGGCAAAAGCCACCGATTGCGCCGTAGAGACCATCCGCTATTACGAGCGTGAGCAGTTGTTGCCGGAGCCAGCGCGCACCGACGGCAATTACCGGCTCTACACCCAGGCCCACGTCGAGCGGCTGACCTTCATCCGCAACTGCCGGACCCTGGACATGACCCTGGACGAAATCCGCAGCCTGTTGCGCCTGCGCGACAGCCCAGAAGGCTCGTGCGGCAGCGTCAATGCGTTGATTGATGAGCATATCGCCCATGTGCAGGCGAGGATCGATGGCTTGGTGGCGCTGCAAGAGCAACTGGTGGAGCTGCGCCAGCGGTGCAGTGCGCAAGGCGCAGAATGCGCGATCTTGCAGCAACTGGAGGTGAACGGGGCGGTATCGGTACCGGAAGGTGAGCATTCGCATGTAGGCCGAAGCCACGGGCATTGA